Part of the Lolium rigidum isolate FL_2022 chromosome 6, APGP_CSIRO_Lrig_0.1, whole genome shotgun sequence genome, caacctcaatatTAGCGACAATGCCGATGTTGCTACTGCCACCAACATCGATGTTGCTGCAGCTAACGCTGGACCATATGTATTTCTGTCTTACCTGTTTcagagatcttgctagagtttCTAGTACTGCTATTTACACTAGATGTGATAGGTTTATCTGTCTAGATCTATTCATCATCTGCATGTTTATTTTACCTGTTGTTTCTCTAGCCATGATTCATCAATTGCTTATTCAAATTAAATCATATGGTGTTTATATATTCAACGGGACTAGGCGTCAGGGCATCTTCATGGTCCATTTGTTGGATTTAGAGTTGTACGCGTGCCCTACCCCTGTGGAACCCCCTTCTTGAGCACTTCACCAGATCCCATCGCTGGCCTCTCTCCTCCTTGCCGCCAGCGGCCATGGTGGCTGGCGATGAGTGGGAGGGGGTCTAGTTCTTTGTAGTTTTACGAGTTCTCTTGTTTAGCTTTTCTCTCCCAAATAAAGGGGTTGTTGGATCCAGATCCATCTTAGTCCAACTTCCTTCTACTCTCCCTCAAGCTTCTGGCTTCCAGGCAGAGAGATGGACTTGGGTTGACGGTGGTTCCTATGCCAGCACCCTCTGTTCTGATCCATGGCGAGGCGTGACTTCGGTTGCCTTTGCTCCTTTGATCCCATCCCCTTCTTGCTGTAATAATTTCTCTTGCAGGCTTCAAGGTGTTGGCCAAAATCTGAACTTTCTTTTCTCTCATCGTGGTGATGTTGAGGAAGGATTGATGAGGCTATCATGTGGCAAGTCTGCAACGGGGGAGCCATGACGTTTCTCTGGGGAGTGAATACACGGCAGCACATCTTCTGCTACCGTCCATGATGGTCGAAGGGCGACCACTCCCACCTCCGTCGTCGGCAACGGTGGCTTCTCCCGGCCGGCGGCAGATGgacatcttcaacctccaggctTCTATGCCAAGGAGGCCCTTCTACTTCAGTATAGTGAGCTCCCGCCGCTCCATCCCAAGTGGTAAAGTCCCCGGCGATGGCGTGGTTGGCTGTGCTGAAGAGCATCGACGCGGTGGAGTAGGAGCTGGACCCGATTGCTTTCTCCAGTTTAGATTTAGGGTCCTTTGTGCAAAAAGTGAGGGTGTGTTCGTATTTTTCCACGTCTCTTGGGTCCTTTATGTAAACTGTATCTCCACCGACGAAATGAAATGAAGCTTCTCGGTCCTTGGGACCGATCccttgttcaacaaaaaaaatgcGTCAGGGCTGGGCTAGTGAGTGCTTGTGTGGGTCTCGCTTGTGTGCGTAGTAGTACCTAGAAACTCATGTATTCAAATCATGAAAAAAATGAATGAAAGAAAAGTTTGAGCTCGTCTCTCTGTTTCCTTCTTTCTTCTCGTCCGCGAAAGGAAACCTAGAGCGATTAGCTCACACCAGCAATCATACCGGCCAGGGGGTGCTACACTTGATATCAGATTCGGGCAATTTGTTGTCCGCATGTGCCAATTCCTCTCGAGATCTTAACCTGTCATTCCGAGAGTCAGGTCATGAGTTGGGGAATTCAATTTCTGTCGGATTCATCGATTTGAAGTAAATCCTCGTGCCGGTTGGCTTGATCTCATAGATGGAGCACCACGGCACCGTCGAAACCCTCACCACATACGCCCTTCGCCCTGGCGGCGATAGTGTGACAATAACACTCTCTCAACTTCAATCAAATCTTGATCTGTTACACGGTGTCGTGGAGGGCGTGGACACTACGCAGCTAATGCGTGTGCAGCTGGAGCACCGGCGGCGCCAATATCGACTAGCTCCAACAAGCACGATGACACCGCTCGGATTTTGTAGGCTCTCCTCGCGAAGCTCCAGGTCCTAGAGCAAGGTGCACCGAGCAGGGCGCACCAAGCAGGCCTCCACCCGCAGAAGGCCAGCCGGACCTAAGGTTTAGCAGCGTCATCATCAACACGGACTACTCCACGGTCGAACCTACATCACCACACGGGGTGGGGAAGACGGCGGCCGCGACATCATGTGCGGTGCGCGGCACTAGCACAACGTGTGCGGCAGAACTAGGACTTGGTGACGCCAGCGGCAGTGGACTTGGAGGTGTGGGTGACGACTGTACTGGTGGAGCGGGTGGCAGCATATCAGGCTCTACAATCGATGACAACGGCGGGCGTATCCAGATGCTCAAGATGGCGTTTCCCAAGTTCGACGGCGAGCATCCGGGCATATGGCGTGACAAGTGCTACGACTACTTCAGAGTCTTCAATATTAGCCCGGCGCTCTGGCTCATGACCGTGACACTACACATGGAAGGCAACGCGGCGGCTTGGCTCCAATCATACAAGCAGCAGCATACTCTGGGTGAGTGGCCTCAGCAGTTTTTCATATCGTAGTTCAACACactcgagcgtgccagaatggcaCGGGTATAGCCTGAGGTGCTTGAAGATGCTCGACCTCACAGCCAGCGACATGCGCTAGGTGAGCAAGTGGATTCTGTTCCAGCACGGGCTGATGCTCCCAAGCATGTCGTCAAGTTTGCCACTGGCGAGTTCTGGAAGGATCGACAAATTGCGAGATTACATACGTGCGAATGGACTGTGCTTCAAGTGCGGGGAGAAATTCGACCCCACACACCAATGCACTCAGAAACAGCCTGCAACTCTGAACGCAGTAGCAGCAGCTGAAGATCCAATTCAGTTATCAGAGGAAGTGCTCAACATGATTGAGATGCATGACGTGGTGATGGCAGAACAACTGAGTTTGTCGATCAATGCCATGGCGGGATCAGAAGGAGCTGACTGTCTTCGCCTCCGAGCAATGGTGGGTAATCAAGTTCTTCTAATTCTTGTGGATTCTCGTAGCAACAATTGTTTCATCAACAAGCGCATGGTTGACATACAGTGTAATGTTGTCGAACTCCCATGGCAATGAAAGTGGTAAATGGTGAGTACATGCATACAACTCAATGTGTTCCTAAGCTCTCGTGGTGGTCGCACGGCGAGACTTTCACTACATCGATGAGAGTGGTGGATCTTGGAGGTTATGATGCCATCTTAGGCATTGACTGGCTTAAGAAGCATAGTCCCACCGTCACAGATTGGGATAAGAAGTACATTTTGTTTCCTTACAATGGCAAACAAGTAACACTGCATGCTGTGCGTCCGCAAGAAAAGCAATCAGTGACTGAAATTCCAGTGGAGCAAATGGCAAAATGGACGAAGGGAAATGACATTTGGGCAATGGCTGTAATCCATCCTGACAGCGGGCATCAGGGAGACACTCTTGGTGACGATATGCACGTACAGGTGCAAAGTCTGCTCTCTGAATTCGATGCAATCTTCTCCACACCATCACCAGCTGCCGCCAGTGCGTCAGTACGACCATGCCATTGCCCTGATGCCAGAGGCAGTGCTGTTCAATGCCAGGCCATATCGCTACTCCCCAGCACACAAAGATGAGATTGAACGACACTCTGCCAACATCTCTACAACAACGCTGAAGAAGGGGTTCACATGGACAGAGCAAGCTACCAAAGCTTTTCTCACTCTGAAGCAGGCTACGATGACAACACCAGTTTTACAGCTGCCAAATTTTCAGAAGCAATTCATCGTGGAGACAGATGCCTGCGATTCTGGCATCGGCGCTGTGTTAATGCAAGTGCAGCACCCAATTGCGTTTCTAAGTAAAACTCTCAGTGCTACACATCAGCACCTCTCAATATATGAGAAGAAATTCCTCGCTCTTCTCATGGCCGTGGAAAGCGTGGCGAATTCATGATCAAGACAGATCACCATAGCTTGAGCTACTTGGAGGATCAAAATTTGTAGCCCCCGCTACAGCGAAAAGCAATGGCGCGACTGATAGGACTTGAATTCACGATCGTTTATCGCCAAGGAGCGGAAAACCACGCCGCAGATGCTCTGTCATGCATGGACCACTTCATGACGATACAATCCTGCTCGGAAATTCAACCGTCATGGCTTCAAGAAGTGGTGAAATCATATGTCACGGATCCTGATGCTCAGCGTCGCCTAGCGGAACTTGTAATTTCCAGTCCTGACGAGCACGGGTACGAACTGAAGCAGGGCTTCATTCGTTTCAGAGGCCGCATCTGGCTTGGTGTGAACTCCGCACTCCAAACCAAGCTCATCTCGGCCCAAGTGACGCACCAGCGTCTAAAGCGCATGTTTGCTTGGCAGGGCATGAAGGCAGCTGTGACAGATTTCGTGCACCAGTGTGGTGTATGTCAGGTGAAACATCTCAACACACACCCTGCTGGATTGCTGCAACCATTACCAGTACCAGAGGGAGCTTGGCGTGACATAACCATGGATTCAATCGAGGGCCTGGCAACTTCTGACGGCTACAACGTGATTCTCGTCGTGGTGGATCGTTTCACTGAGTACTCTCACTTCGTGTCGATGTGCCATCCATTCACAGCTCCACAAGTAGCGAGGATCTTTGCCAACTCTGTCGTGAAGCTGCACGGTATGCCCCACTCTATCACTTCGGATCGAGATAAAATCTTCACGAGTAATTTCTGGAAGCTTCTGTTCCACTCTCTGGGCACAAAACTGAAATTTATTACTGCCTATCATCCTCAACCCGATGGGCAGAGTGAAAGAGTAAATCAGTGCCTTGAGATGTTCCTGAGATGCATGGTTCACGAAAGTCCCAAGCAGTGGCATCGCTGGTTACCGCAAGCTGAATTTTGGTACAACTCAACATACCACTCATCTCTGGAGTGCACGCCCTTTAAAGTTCTCTATAGCCATGAGCCAAATCTGGGCGCCCTCCCAGCTGTAGAGGAGACGTCACCAGTGGCAGGAGTGCTGACTGAGAGAGCAACACAGATAGAGCTTCTCAAGCACCACTTGACTGCAGCTCAGAACAGGATGAAGATACACGCTGACAGCAAGCGCATTGACCACTCTTTCCAGGTCAGCGACAAGGTGCACTTGAAGCTGCAACCGTATGCACAAACCACAGTGGTAAACAGGCCATATCCGAAGCTCGCTTACAAGTTCTTTGGCCCGTACAAGGTTCTGGAGCGCATCGGGCAAGCTGCATATCGTCTTGAGCTGCCAGCCACAAGTCAGGTACACAATGTGTTCCATGTCTCACAGCTCAAGGAGTTCCGACCTGATTATTCTCCTGTGTTTGCTGATCTCCCCAACATTCCGGCCTTGGATGTGATGGAAACCGAGCCGGAGAAAGTGTTGGATCGATGTCTGGTGAAGAAAGGCAATGCTGCTCTGCCACGAGTGCTGATCAAGTGGAAGCATTTAAAGATAGTGCAACCTGGGAAGATTGGGACACTGAAAGCAAAGTTTCCGTCAGTAAGTTCTTGGAGACAAGCAACTTCTTTTGGGGGAGAACCTCCCACGGACGGCACGCCTTAGATGTGGTGGGCGCCACCAGCCAGAGCGTGTGGCGCCAGCATGTAGGGTGGGACCAGGCATCAGGGGCTGGTGAGTGGTTGTGTGGGTCTCACATGTGTGCCTACTAGTACCTGGAAACTCCTGTATTCAAATCATGAAAAAAATGAATGAAAGGAAAGTCTGAGCTCCTCTCTCTGtttccttctttcttctcttccACGAAAGGAAACCCAGAGCGATTACCTCGAGCCGGCGATCATACCAGCCAGGGGGTGCTACACTAGCCTCTCTATCTATTCCTGCTACCATTTCCCTAGCAAACCTTTCCTAACTTATGAGTACTCAAGTTGCTGTTTACAACACAAGGTGCAGGGCTGTTGCCATCATGTAGTACTGTAAGGGTTATCATAAAGTTAAGCGAAGATGTTACCTTCTATACCACCAGTGAAATGCTCAAATTGACCCATGGCTTGTCTAATAAACATCTCTACACCGCTGACAACTTTCACTCCACATTCTTCTGCTTCTCGTAGAAGACGGGTATCTTTGGGGGCATATACAGCATCAAACACTACATCATAGAAACTTAAAGCTTCCTGCAGATCCAAAAGGAGAATTCCTCAAATTATACCTAGGCGGCATGTTAAAGAGAGGATAACAGATAACAACGATTCAAAATTTTATTGCTGCTAAATTAGAACAAGTTTTGCACTTGCGTGTGACCTTTGGAACAGGAGTGCCATCAACATTTGGGTACATCCCCAATGATGTTGCATTAGCGAGGATCATTCCTTCTTTAGGCCCGAAATTTTCCAGGTCGGCTAACCTCAGGGCCTGACCACCAACTGCATTGGCAAGAGTAACTGCCTTTTCTGGGGAAAATGAAGAATATAGTCAAATTACATTATATTTTACAATACGGCCATCATTCATCTCAGTGACCATTTTGGTTACATCAAGTATGGACCAGCAAGAAATGGATCAAAGGACGATCATGTAAGAAAATCGTACTAACTATAAGATGGTACAAAATCTGCTGCAAAGTAGGTTCACTACGCAATGCAGCGTAAAGTGATGCTTAGCCATTAGAGAAAAAATGAGGATCTAGATTAGAATTACTCCAACTTATCACATCTCCTTTCAGGGTTGGCAAATTCTACCTCATTCAGCCATCATCTTCTAATCCAGGACAAGCCCAACCAAATGGGCATTCACCTATCATGCCTTAGTACCAATGATGTTGTTATTTTATAAGCTGTCATGGCTGTGGCAGCCTCCTATACATGAACCTCTCCTCGTTTTATTTGGGTAGAAATATTCAAGGTATCTCGATGTTTATTTATCAGAAGAAAAGGTATATGCAATACGCATCTTGATTTTTTACACACTTCATGAAGTTTGACCGCAGATTGCCCTACTTCTTAGATTCAGGATGAAAAAACTTAATTACAAGCACCGAACTCTTTCCATCATGTAGTAATAACACGGTCAAAACGCTGATTACGGAAGAAATGAGATTTTTAATATGAAGCTCACTAAAAGGTGAAGATAACGTGAGAAGTGGGAGATCACAATAAAAACGATAACACATGATCAGGTGCTATGTGTGCTAGATGGCGTGGCACTGGATTTGGCCACTGGGATGTTGGAAATAATCTAAATGTACGTAAGTAGATGTAGGTTTGGGTTAGTTTTCTAGTCTCTAATCTATGTGTGTTAGTCTGACTAGCACTAGCTAGTCCGGTCAGGATTAGTATTAGTCTAATCTTGTGTGCGTGTAAGCTTAGACGTGTTTAGTCCTTGTACTAGCTAGAGTACTAGTCCGTGTACGTCTAGGAGTCTAAGTTGGTTAGGTTTAGTTAACTAGGAAAGGTTTGGAGTCGAGTAGGTTTAGGACGTTTGAGTCGGTTCTACTAGCACGAATCAGGTCCTGGCCATGTATATATACAAGAGGCTAGCTGCAAGTGGTAACACAACCGCAGAGTTGAAAAATCAAAAGTTGAAACAAAGAGAGAAAAGGAAGGCATGATACGTGCCCTGGCCACGAGTTTTTCGCGGGCATGTGTTTATCTAATTTGATGTAACGATCTGTGGGAGAatcccaacaattggtatcaaagCGAGCTCGAAGATTTGAAGCCAAGCTTGCCCTGGGGAGGCGACCCGACTAGCGCCTCGGGGCAGGCGATCGTCGCTCAGCGGAGCGACACGGAGTAGACGGCAGGGTGACGTCATTGGCAAGGTGCGGGAGGTGGATGATCATTGATGGGAGAGGTGGTGCTGAGGTGCGGTACCGGGAGTCTCGTCAAGATCGTCGTCTGGGGAGTTAGAAGAGTCAAGAAGTCATGGTCCTGCAAGTTGGCACAGAGTCGGCGTCGAGTCCGTGAGTCGTCGTTGTGCCCAAGTGCTTATTTCTGTGAGGATCAGTTGCAGTTGAAGTGCGTCACATCGAAGTGCTGTCCGGTGCGGGGTGTCACCGAGGGCTAGTACGTGCGCGAAGAAGTGTGTCTTAACGCAGAGATGCTCAAGCGTATAGTGGGGCAAGGATCAGTGAAGGGGGTCTCTTTAATGAGGACCTGGCTCTACATAAGGCGGTGTGATTCGTCTGCATGTATGCGTTAGGGGTGTCCGATGGTGTCGTCTGGCAACGTGACTGTGAGTCTGGATCATATGTTGAGTTGAGTATGTAAGTCGGCAAGTCGAAATTAGGGGGAGGTTGTGAGGAGCAATCTGGCCTGGCAATTAGATTTGTCATGGAGCGAGACATGAACAAGATGAAGATCTGCAAGGAGTCAAAACTAGAAGGAGTACGAGGAGACAACAAGCAGTAGTTAAATCGAAGTTTAGATTAGGGGGCGATTGACACCTAGACAAATAAGATATggataaaataaaatgttttttctACTTTGCAACATACGggtatattttaaaaaaaatcctctcccgatgcaacgcacgggcaattttgcTAGTAATCTAAACGTACAAAAGCAGATGTAGGTTTGGGTTAGTTTTCTAGTCTCTAATCTACGTGTGTTTGAGTCTGACTAGCACTAGCTAGTCCGGCCAGGATTAGTATTAGTCTGTCCTTGTGTGCGTGTAAGCTTAGAAGTGTTGAGACCTTGTACTAGCTAGAGTACTAGTCCGTGTACGTCTAGGAGTCGGTTAGGTTTAGTTAACTAGGAAAGGTTTGGAGTCGAGTAGGTTTAGGATGTTTGAGTCAGTTCTACTAGCATGAATCAGGTCCTGgccgtgtgtatatatatatacacacacgagGTGTTATGCTTAAACTACAATTCACACACAAGATCACCACTAGAGGGAGGAAGAACTTCGATTTCCTCTGCTCATACGAGTTCAGATACGCCTCTTACAAGAGGAAGTTATACCAACCAGAacatggcggctagggtttaaccCAGAATACAGAGAGATGAAGATTACACGCTCAGATCCAAgctaaagagagagagagagagagagagagagagagagagagagagagagagaagacaaACAAGGGAGCAGTTGAAAAGCAGCAGACAGCTAAAGTGGAGCTGTCGGAGTTCAAATGCGACCGTTGCTTCGTCGTGGACCGTTGAGATGAAGATCGACGATTCCTGAAGCTCCTGGAGTGGCGGGAGTGGTACGATACCATCTAGACCGTAGGATTGTAAATCGACAATGACTGAAACTAACCACTGTCAGGTGAAGCTGTATCCTAACACGAGGCTGGCTGCAAGTTGTAACACAACCGCGGAGTTGAAAATTCAGAAGTTGAAATAAAGAGAAAAAAGGAGGGTATGATACGTGCCCCTGGCCACGAGTTTTTCGCGAGCGTGTGTTTATCTAATTTGATGTAATCAATCCGTGGGAGCATCCCAACATGGGATACAAAACATGGGCTCCTCGCAGAGCAATCGTTGCAACCAGTTGTTCTGTCAGGTAAGTTGGATGCTCGTCACTCGTCACTAAATGATCCCAAATGGGATTCATGTAGTTCTccagatatactccctccgtccacaaataagtgtacgtgCAGGTTTTctaagataaattatgaagtagAGTAGAAAATACAATGGAAAGATGCAAACCAACACATcactcctctttaattctttcacctccaatgatctaagtgcatgtagaaaacaaggaGAGCATGTGttaaatattattgggtttgatttccgtgcgatgagagagaagcaattttttgctactttaatatGCATTGGAAATATAgatgtacactcttttgtggacaaagtttagagctaaacgtccacttatttgaggacggagggagtatgctaCAATGTGTAGCTCTCtgaaagttttttttttagaaaataacTTTATTTTCAAGAAAATTACACCATATAACAAATAATTTACTAATGCTTTAGTATAATAATGTGTGCATAATATATGATGCTTGACCAGTACAAAATGAACATGAAGATAGACCTATTGATAAATATAATGAATATGCATATGCTGAAGAACACCGTCCAACAAAAATACAAAACCTTACCATAGGTACGGTTTGCTACTACAACTCTCGCACCCTTCTTCTTTGCCCCATAAGCAATTGCCTTACCAGCACCACCAGCACCTACAACAACAATAAGCCTGCCAGCCAAGGGTGACACAGCAGCATCCTTTGACCCTGGACCTGTGGAACATAAAGGATCTGACATTTTGTCCATGTTCTCCCTAATATCTGTTACAAGGTAGTCGGTTAAGATTGTTTAAACCTCCAATGGCATCCTCAATAGCAGAAATTGCTCCAACGTAGTCTGTATTGTACCCCACTAATTTGCCATCTGATTTCCTAATTATAGTGTTTATGGCTCCTATTGACTGCAGATTAACACAATAAAATAGCAGGTCAAACAAACAGAAAGTGGAAGCTGATTCATGAAGTAGACATGAAAGTAGTACAGTGCATCCAGGTACCTTAGCAACAGCATCATGTTCATGGCAACAATGTACTGCATCCACTTTGAAAGGAAGAGAACAACTGCATTACAGTAAGTCATACAGTGTGAAACAAACTTGCTCTTGTGAATTTTACCAATGAAAGGCTTAAAATGACTTTCTACAACTTGATTTGATAGAAGTACAAAAGTTCTGGTTTTctgtgatactccctccgtcccaaaatgtaaggcgtctaaagattagtcaaaagtcaacgtttttaaagtttgaccaagtttatacacataaacatttacaatactgaaccaacatgaatagattcaccataaaatatattttcttaatatgtccattcgatactgtagatgtaaatattttctaaatatttagtcaaagttagtaaagtttgacttttgaccagtccttagacgccttacattttgggaaggAGGGGGTACTGCTCATTCTCTAATTCACACCCTTAAGTAAAAAATGGTTGTGTTAGCTACTTTGCCCAGACCATGAAGATCAATGCTTATTAAGTATGCTAAGAATATTTGAacttgaaaaaggaaaaaagaaagaaacacaTTAAAAGGGCAAAATGTAGGATATTGCATAGCTAGAAGTGAATGATTGGATAGATTTGATTCTTTGGAACCTCTGATATACGGTTTCTCAATCTTCGGTAGATAATTTCCAATATGTTCATCCATGTGGTTCTCAAGAGTATAACAAAATTATCATTTCATTCTGAGCAATCCGACAGATCAGTAATGTAGGATTTCTTTTGTATTCTCTGAATTAGAATTAGTACCTAAATCCTGAAAAATCTGGAGCTGAATATGTGTCGAGGAATCTAGCTAGATCATCTGCCAGAAGAGGAAGATAAACAGCATTGAATCCAACAGACTGAAGACATTTATTGTGCAAAATTGGGCTCTTGCTCTGCTTTACTGGGTTGGCTATAAGACCAAGAACCTTTGTATCAGGTCCTATACACCTTATATTGTAAATATCCAATAATTCTTCAAGCGTTGGCTGCCCAGATGCTGATGTCTTTGTAGCATCAAGTATTCCAAAGGTAAGATATCCACCAAATTTTGGGGATAACACCCTTGACATCAAACCTCTTTCACTCATCACCAATCCAATCATAGGCACCTGTCATTTCTATTGGTCAGTGAAATGGTAGTATACACCTGGCATGAATTAGGAAACCATGTAACTTAACTCCTTAAGCCTATAAATACACATCAGATTAGCTATCCCAACTAGCTATACTGTTGTGCGGCTCCTAATCAACAATATCAGGGTTTGATGAATCCAAGATAAATGAATAAGATTTAAAAAAAATAGCAATATCTTAAACATGTGCTTCTATTTCAGTAACAAGCTTGCAAAGACACAACAGTTTGATGAAACAGATATATACAAGCAAGAATCTACTGAAGCAATTAGCGAGTACAAGGTAAGCAATCCATTGACACAACAGTAAGGACACTGGAAATTTTGCAACTCCGGACAGCTAGGTTGGTTTTCTTCAAATTTTATTCTCTTTGAATAAATTATTATTTGAACATAAGAGGAATGGACCAACCGATTCTTGAAAAGTACAACATCTGGGTGTGCTGTTGATCTAGCTTAACTATGGCACAACTATAAAAAATTTAAGCTTTGAAAAACATTTGGCCATAGTTAACTTTTAAATGCCACGGAGAACACCTTTCATACAGAAAAAGCCACAAAGGATTTAACCGGAGTTCAATTGCAAGACATAAGGACTGAATATACAAGACAGATAACTAGAAACTGTCACTTACTTGGCAGTGCACCATCACCTGGAACATCCTTGACACATCAGCAATGTCTGTAGCAGTGGTTGCAACTTTAACTATGTCCGCTCCAACTGTTTGTATTCTAGCTACAAGGTTTGCAAGCTCCTCGCAGGATGGGGTACTCTCATAATTATGTGAAGATACAATAAGTTTACATTTATCTGGCTTATTACCAGAAAGAAAGTTGATAAATTTGTCAGCAACCTACAACATAACAAAATATGCTCGTCAAGAGAGTATTCATATGATTAACTAAC contains:
- the LOC124661053 gene encoding bifunctional 3-dehydroquinate dehydratase/shikimate dehydrogenase, chloroplastic-like; amino-acid sequence: MTLLCVPLVGRTVEEMKIDAAAAAAAGGDLVEIRLDFIEGFSPREDLPRLLRSCPLPALVTYRPNWEGGRYDGDDAARFETLRLAMELGVDYVDIELKVADKFINFLSGNKPDKCKLIVSSHNYESTPSCEELANLVARIQTVGADIVKVATTATDIADVSRMFQVMVHCQVPMIGLVMSERGLMSRVLSPKFGGYLTFGILDATKTSASGQPTLEELLDIYNIRCIGPDTKVLGLIANPVKQSKSPILHNKCLQSVGFNAVYLPLLADDLARFLDTYSAPDFSGFSCSLPFKVDAVHCCHEHDAVAKSIGAINTIIRKSDGKLVGYNTDYVGAISAIEDAIGGPGSKDAAVSPLAGRLIVVVGAGGAGKAIAYGAKKKGARVVVANRTYEKAVTLANAVGGQALRLADLENFGPKEGMILANATSLGMYPNVDGTPVPKEALSFYDVVFDAVYAPKDTRLLREAEECGVKVVSGVEMFIRQAMGQFEHFTGGIEAPESLMREIAAKYT